One stretch of Streptomyces sp. 135 DNA includes these proteins:
- a CDS encoding ABC transporter permease produces MGRYVARRLLQMIPVFIGTTLLIFLMVNVLPGDPVAALWGDKPPDPAQVAQIKHDRGLDLPLWQQYFHYMGGLLQGDFGNTIAGNRPILDEITQAFPVSARLAAMAWTFELVVGIALGVLAGVKRGRILDNTVTLFTLLVISVPIFVFGLFLQLIFGNELGWVTPTVQDSENIGELLLPALVLGLVGLAYVARLTRTSIAENRQADYIRTAVAKGLPRKRIITRHLLRNSLIPVVTYLGTDIGTLMGGAVITEGIFNVAGVGNLLYDGLFQHEGTVIVGVVTVLVLVYLLASLLVDLLYAVLDPRIRYA; encoded by the coding sequence ATGGGGCGCTACGTCGCGAGGCGACTGCTCCAGATGATCCCGGTCTTCATCGGGACCACACTCTTGATCTTCCTGATGGTCAACGTGCTGCCGGGCGACCCGGTGGCCGCGCTGTGGGGGGACAAGCCGCCGGACCCCGCGCAGGTGGCCCAGATCAAGCACGACCGAGGGCTTGATCTGCCGCTGTGGCAGCAGTACTTCCACTACATGGGTGGACTGTTGCAGGGCGACTTCGGCAACACCATCGCCGGCAACCGGCCGATCCTCGACGAGATCACGCAGGCCTTCCCGGTCTCGGCACGGCTCGCCGCCATGGCGTGGACGTTCGAGCTGGTCGTCGGAATCGCCCTGGGCGTGCTGGCGGGCGTGAAGCGCGGCCGCATCCTCGACAACACGGTGACGCTCTTCACGCTCCTCGTGATCTCCGTCCCGATCTTCGTCTTCGGCCTCTTCCTCCAGCTGATCTTCGGCAACGAACTGGGCTGGGTCACACCGACGGTCCAGGACTCGGAGAACATCGGGGAACTGCTCCTGCCGGCCCTCGTGCTCGGTCTGGTCGGCCTCGCCTACGTGGCCCGCCTGACCCGCACCTCCATCGCCGAGAACCGGCAGGCGGACTACATCCGTACCGCCGTCGCCAAGGGGCTGCCGCGCAAGCGCATCATCACCCGGCACCTGCTGCGCAACTCGCTGATCCCCGTGGTCACTTACCTCGGTACGGACATCGGCACCCTGATGGGCGGCGCGGTCATCACCGAGGGCATCTTCAACGTCGCCGGCGTCGGAAACCTCCTCTACGACGGGCTGTTCCAGCACGAAGGAACCGTCATCGTCGGAGTCGTGACCGTCCTCGTGCTCGTGTACCTCCTCGCCAGCCTGCTCGTCGACCTGCTCTACGCGGTCCTGGACCCGAGGATCCGTTATGCCTGA
- a CDS encoding ABC transporter permease, translated as MPDITKTPSPAEAAAGIVPSDAQAAAEAVEAPGKPRSLWGDAWRDLRRRPLFLISAALILLLLVVAAFPGAFTDANPKYGDLTNHFLQKPSLGHVFQADWFGYDRQGRSVYARAVYGTRNSIMVGLGVTILVTLFGGLVGMLAGYFGGIWDSLLSRIVDVFFGVPFLLGAMVVLNAFTERNAWVIIGALAFLGWTQIARVMRGAVITTKHADYVVAARALGADTKRILFRHILPNAIAPVIVIATIALGSYIVAESTLSYLGLGFGDDALSWGGDISDALSDIRNNPHTLIFPAGMLSLTVLAFIMLGDAVREALDPKLR; from the coding sequence ATGCCTGACATCACCAAGACGCCGAGTCCGGCCGAGGCGGCCGCCGGCATCGTACCGAGCGATGCGCAGGCCGCGGCCGAAGCCGTGGAGGCGCCCGGCAAGCCGCGCAGCCTCTGGGGCGACGCGTGGCGGGACCTGCGCCGCAGGCCGCTGTTCCTCATCTCGGCCGCGCTGATCCTGCTGCTGCTGGTCGTGGCCGCCTTCCCCGGCGCGTTCACCGACGCGAACCCGAAGTACGGCGACCTGACGAACCACTTCCTGCAGAAGCCGAGCCTCGGCCACGTCTTCCAGGCCGACTGGTTCGGATACGACCGGCAGGGCCGCAGCGTCTACGCCCGCGCCGTCTACGGCACGCGCAACTCGATCATGGTCGGCCTCGGCGTGACCATCCTGGTCACCCTCTTCGGCGGCCTGGTCGGCATGCTGGCGGGCTACTTCGGCGGCATCTGGGACAGCCTGCTCTCCCGCATCGTCGACGTGTTCTTCGGCGTCCCGTTCCTGCTCGGCGCCATGGTCGTCCTGAACGCCTTCACCGAGCGCAACGCGTGGGTGATCATCGGCGCCCTCGCCTTCCTCGGCTGGACGCAGATCGCCCGTGTGATGCGCGGCGCGGTGATCACCACCAAGCACGCGGACTACGTGGTGGCGGCACGCGCGCTCGGCGCGGACACCAAGCGGATCCTCTTCCGGCACATCCTGCCGAACGCCATCGCCCCCGTCATCGTCATCGCGACCATCGCGCTCGGCTCGTACATCGTCGCCGAGTCGACGCTGTCGTACCTGGGCCTCGGCTTCGGCGACGACGCGCTCTCCTGGGGCGGCGACATCTCCGACGCCCTCAGCGACATCCGGAACAACCCGCACACGCTGATCTTCCCGGCCGGGATGCTCAGCCTCACCGTGCTGGCGTTCATCATGCTCGGCGACGCCGTACGCGAAGCCCTCGACCCGAAGCTGCGCTGA
- a CDS encoding ABC transporter ATP-binding protein: MTSIDLKTDSVPAPRSGEEKSGRLLDVKDLHVEFHTRDGVVKAVNGVNYSVDAGETLAVLGESGSGKSVTAQAIMGILDMPPGKIPHGEILFRGQDMLKMSGEERRKIRGRKIAMIFQDALSSLNPVLSVGYQLGEMFRVHEGLGRKEAKAKAIELMDKVKIPAAKDRVNDYPHQFSGGMRQRIMIAMALALEPDLIIADEPTTALDVTVQAQVMDLLAELQREYNMGLILITHDLGVVADVADKIAVMYAGRIVETAPVHELYKRPAHPYTRGLLDSIPRLDQKGQELYAIKGLPPNLLKIPGGCAFNPRCPKAQDICRTEVPALVPVTERDGGELPGRGSACHFWKETIHG; encoded by the coding sequence GTGACCAGCATCGATCTGAAGACAGACTCCGTCCCCGCCCCCCGCTCGGGCGAGGAGAAGAGCGGCAGGCTCCTGGACGTCAAGGACCTGCACGTCGAGTTCCACACCCGAGACGGTGTGGTCAAGGCCGTCAACGGCGTCAACTACAGCGTGGACGCGGGCGAGACGCTCGCCGTCCTCGGTGAGTCGGGGTCCGGCAAGTCCGTGACCGCGCAGGCCATCATGGGCATCCTCGACATGCCGCCCGGCAAGATCCCGCACGGCGAGATCCTCTTCCGCGGCCAGGACATGCTGAAGATGTCGGGCGAGGAGCGCAGGAAGATCCGCGGCCGCAAGATCGCGATGATCTTCCAGGACGCGCTGTCCTCGCTCAACCCCGTCCTCTCGGTGGGCTACCAGCTCGGCGAGATGTTCCGGGTGCACGAGGGGCTCGGCCGCAAGGAGGCCAAGGCCAAGGCCATCGAGCTGATGGACAAGGTCAAGATCCCGGCCGCCAAGGACCGGGTGAACGACTACCCGCACCAGTTCTCCGGCGGTATGCGCCAGCGCATCATGATCGCGATGGCACTCGCCCTGGAGCCGGACCTGATCATCGCGGACGAGCCCACCACGGCGCTCGACGTGACGGTCCAGGCCCAGGTCATGGACCTGCTCGCGGAGCTCCAGCGCGAGTACAACATGGGCCTGATCCTGATCACCCACGACCTCGGCGTGGTCGCCGACGTCGCGGACAAGATCGCGGTCATGTACGCGGGCCGGATCGTCGAGACGGCACCGGTCCACGAGCTGTACAAGCGCCCCGCGCACCCGTACACCCGTGGCCTGCTCGACTCGATCCCGCGCCTGGACCAGAAGGGCCAGGAGCTCTACGCGATCAAGGGCCTGCCGCCCAACCTGCTCAAGATCCCCGGTGGTTGCGCGTTCAACCCGCGCTGCCCGAAGGCGCAGGACATCTGCCGCACGGAGGTCCCGGCCCTGGTGCCGGTCACCGAGCGGGACGGCGGGGAGCTGCCGGGCCGCGGCAGCGCGTGCCACTTCTGGAAGGAGACGATCCATGGCTGA
- a CDS encoding dipeptide ABC transporter ATP-binding protein, with protein sequence MPNVSEVETVEAATETEAVAAIEAPVERGEPILQVRNLVKHFPLTQGVLIKKQVGAVKAVDGISFDLYQGETLGIVGESGCGKSTVAKLLMTLERATAGEVFYKGQDITKLSGRALKAVRRNIQMVFQDPYTSLNPRMTVGDIIGEPFEIHPEVAPKGSRRQKVQDLLDVVGLNPEYINRYPHQFSGGQRQRIGIARGLALNPEIIICDEPVSALDVSVQAQVINLMEKLQDEFNLSYLFIAHDLSIVRHISDRVGVMYLGKMAEIGSDEQIYEHPTHPYTQALLSAVPVPDPEAREGRERIILTGDVPSPANPPSGCRFRTRCWKAEDKCAKEVPLLAVPERFKGQDTPAAHESACHFAEEKNVVHAA encoded by the coding sequence ATGCCGAACGTCTCCGAGGTGGAGACGGTCGAGGCCGCCACCGAGACGGAGGCCGTGGCCGCCATCGAGGCCCCGGTCGAGCGCGGCGAGCCGATCCTCCAGGTCCGCAACCTGGTCAAGCACTTCCCGCTCACGCAGGGAGTCCTGATCAAGAAGCAGGTCGGCGCGGTCAAGGCGGTCGACGGCATCTCCTTCGACCTGTACCAGGGTGAGACGCTGGGCATCGTGGGTGAGTCCGGCTGTGGCAAGTCCACGGTCGCCAAGCTCCTGATGACCCTGGAGCGGGCCACGGCCGGCGAGGTCTTCTACAAGGGCCAGGACATCACCAAGCTGTCCGGGCGCGCGCTGAAGGCGGTCCGCCGCAACATCCAGATGGTGTTCCAGGACCCGTACACCTCGCTCAACCCGCGTATGACGGTGGGCGACATCATCGGGGAGCCCTTCGAGATCCACCCCGAGGTGGCCCCGAAGGGTTCGCGCCGCCAGAAGGTCCAGGACCTCCTGGACGTGGTGGGGCTCAACCCCGAGTACATCAACCGCTATCCGCACCAGTTCTCGGGCGGCCAGCGCCAGCGCATCGGCATCGCGCGCGGCCTGGCCCTCAACCCCGAGATCATCATCTGCGACGAGCCGGTCTCGGCACTGGACGTCTCCGTCCAGGCCCAGGTCATCAACCTGATGGAGAAGCTCCAGGACGAGTTCAACCTCTCCTACCTCTTCATCGCGCACGACCTGTCGATCGTCCGGCACATCTCGGACCGCGTGGGCGTGATGTACCTCGGCAAGATGGCGGAGATCGGCTCGGACGAGCAGATTTACGAGCACCCGACGCACCCCTACACGCAGGCGCTGCTCTCCGCGGTCCCCGTCCCGGACCCGGAGGCCCGCGAGGGCCGCGAGCGGATCATCCTGACGGGTGACGTGCCGTCGCCCGCGAACCCGCCCTCGGGCTGCCGCTTCCGCACCCGCTGCTGGAAGGCGGAGGACAAGTGCGCGAAGGAGGTCCCGCTGCTCGCTGTCCCGGAGCGGTTCAAGGGCCAGGACACGCCGGCGGCGCACGAGTCGGCCTGCCACTTCGCGGAGGAGAAGAACGTCGTGCACGCGGCGTAA
- a CDS encoding SigE family RNA polymerase sigma factor, producing MATRSEGSADSAEFDAFYAATAKRLVATVYAMTGDLAEAEDAVQEAYVRAWQRWERLTGEGDPLPWVRTVASRLAISTWRRTRNRLRAHLRHGAASDAPELSPDRVALVAALRRLPPQQRQAVVLHHLLDLPVEQVARETGSSSGAVRTRLSRARKVLGERLSDSPTHTSTHTSAHTAEGAASHG from the coding sequence ATGGCGACGCGGTCGGAAGGCTCTGCGGACTCCGCGGAGTTCGACGCGTTCTACGCCGCCACTGCCAAGCGCCTGGTCGCCACGGTCTATGCGATGACCGGCGACCTGGCGGAGGCGGAGGACGCGGTGCAGGAGGCGTATGTACGGGCCTGGCAGCGGTGGGAGCGGCTGACCGGGGAGGGCGATCCGCTGCCGTGGGTGCGGACGGTGGCCTCGCGGCTCGCCATCAGCACCTGGCGGCGGACACGGAACCGGCTGCGGGCACACCTGCGGCACGGCGCGGCCTCGGACGCCCCGGAGCTGTCCCCGGACCGGGTGGCCCTGGTGGCGGCCCTGCGCCGCCTGCCGCCCCAGCAGCGGCAGGCGGTGGTCCTGCACCACCTCCTGGACCTCCCGGTGGAGCAGGTCGCCCGGGAGACGGGCTCCTCCAGCGGCGCGGTCCGCACCCGGCTGAGCAGAGCCAGGAAGGTCCTCGGGGAGCGCCTGTCCGACTCACCCACGCACACATCCACGCATACGTCCGCACACACTGCCGAGGGGGCGGCCAGCCATGGCTGA
- a CDS encoding GNAT family N-acetyltransferase: MNRSHSPLLPPPAADGPLLRPWRRGDAPAVLEAFATPETARQADQPVDSLDAAARWTARRTAEWEAGSAYALAVVDGTTGTAVGNVAVGAVNRVHGLGWVSYWTTPAAQGKGIATYACRAVARWAFDDLGLFRLELGHRTNNRASCRVAEEAGFTVEGLQRQRLEYDGVRYDVELHARLATDPDPDPGSGPG; the protein is encoded by the coding sequence ATGAACCGCTCCCACTCCCCGCTCCTGCCCCCACCGGCCGCAGACGGACCGCTGCTGCGGCCCTGGCGGCGCGGGGACGCCCCCGCCGTCCTGGAGGCGTTCGCCACCCCGGAGACGGCCCGTCAGGCCGATCAGCCCGTCGACTCCCTCGACGCGGCGGCTCGTTGGACAGCCCGCCGCACCGCCGAGTGGGAGGCCGGTTCGGCGTACGCCCTCGCGGTGGTGGACGGCACCACCGGCACGGCCGTCGGCAACGTCGCGGTGGGTGCCGTCAACCGGGTCCACGGCCTCGGCTGGGTGTCGTACTGGACGACACCGGCCGCGCAGGGCAAGGGCATCGCCACGTACGCCTGCAGAGCGGTGGCGCGGTGGGCCTTCGACGACTTGGGGCTGTTCCGGCTGGAACTGGGCCACCGCACCAACAACCGCGCCTCCTGCCGCGTGGCCGAGGAGGCCGGCTTCACGGTGGAGGGCCTGCAACGCCAGAGGCTGGAGTACGACGGGGTCCGCTACGACGTGGAACTGCACGCACGGCTGGCGACGGACCCGGACCCGGACCCGGGCTCGGGCCCGGGGTGA
- a CDS encoding Uma2 family endonuclease, protein MDYAKMRGIAEELGAYAEHLEGAWSVEIGPSGPVLAMVCPSKRHEGTVRRIRDQLNKQLAATHPGHVCENGPEVEHPSLGRMRRPDALVIPEEVLDEEGLAVDATQVLAVVEIVSPSNPNNDYGEKLSDYPAMGIGHYMIVDPRTGTIEVHSEPCAGRYLNKDPYIFGDVVPFGPWRVETADFRRYGKPGGGEG, encoded by the coding sequence ATGGACTACGCCAAGATGCGTGGGATCGCCGAGGAGCTCGGAGCTTATGCCGAGCATCTCGAGGGGGCCTGGTCCGTCGAGATCGGACCGTCGGGACCGGTACTGGCCATGGTGTGCCCCTCGAAACGCCACGAGGGCACGGTCCGTCGCATTCGCGACCAGCTCAACAAGCAGCTCGCCGCCACTCACCCCGGTCATGTCTGCGAGAACGGCCCCGAGGTCGAGCATCCCTCCCTCGGCCGCATGCGCCGCCCGGACGCTCTCGTGATCCCCGAGGAAGTACTCGACGAAGAGGGCCTCGCCGTCGATGCCACGCAGGTCTTGGCCGTCGTCGAGATCGTCTCCCCGTCCAACCCCAACAATGACTACGGGGAGAAGCTGTCCGACTACCCGGCCATGGGCATCGGCCACTACATGATCGTCGACCCTCGGACCGGCACGATCGAAGTGCACTCCGAGCCGTGTGCGGGCCGTTACCTGAACAAGGATCCGTACATCTTCGGTGACGTCGTGCCGTTCGGCCCCTGGAGGGTGGAGACCGCCGATTTCCGGCGGTACGGGAAGCCTGGCGGCGGCGAGGGCTGA
- a CDS encoding dipeptide ABC transporter ATP-binding protein: MSSTTPTPLLDVSGLTKHFPIMGGFPFKRKIGAVQAVDGLDFTVAEGESLGLVGESGCGKSTTGRLITRLLEPTGGKISYRGKDITHASRKELAPVRSEIQMIFQDPYASLNPRQTVGKIISGPMEVNGINPAGGREARVRELLETVGLNPEHYNRFPHEFSGGQRQRIGVARALALEPKLIVADEPVSALDVSIQAQVVNLLQKLQKELNIAFLFIAHDLAVVRHFSQRVAVMYLGRIVEIADREDLYGNPRHPYTKALLSAVPEATADDAPRRERILLTGDVPSPVNPPSGCRFRTRCWKATDKCASEDPPLVQIDGNRGGHLTACHYPEGAAELSVPAARKSL; the protein is encoded by the coding sequence ATGAGCAGCACCACTCCCACTCCTCTTTTGGATGTCAGCGGGCTGACCAAACACTTTCCGATCATGGGCGGCTTCCCGTTCAAGCGGAAGATCGGTGCCGTGCAGGCGGTGGACGGCCTGGACTTCACCGTCGCCGAGGGCGAGAGCCTCGGCCTGGTCGGCGAGTCCGGCTGCGGCAAGTCGACGACGGGCCGCCTGATCACGCGCCTCCTCGAACCGACCGGCGGCAAGATCTCCTACCGGGGCAAGGACATCACGCACGCCTCGCGCAAGGAGCTGGCGCCGGTCCGCTCGGAGATCCAGATGATCTTCCAGGACCCGTACGCGTCGCTGAACCCGCGCCAGACGGTCGGCAAGATCATCTCCGGCCCGATGGAGGTCAACGGCATCAACCCGGCGGGCGGCCGGGAGGCCCGGGTCCGCGAACTCCTGGAGACGGTCGGTCTCAACCCGGAGCACTACAACCGCTTCCCGCACGAGTTCTCGGGCGGTCAGCGGCAGCGCATCGGCGTGGCGCGGGCGCTGGCCCTCGAACCCAAACTGATCGTCGCGGACGAGCCGGTCTCGGCCCTCGACGTGTCGATCCAGGCGCAGGTGGTGAACCTCCTCCAGAAGCTCCAGAAGGAACTGAACATCGCCTTCCTGTTCATCGCGCACGACCTGGCGGTGGTGCGGCACTTCTCGCAGCGGGTCGCGGTGATGTACCTGGGCCGGATCGTGGAGATCGCGGACCGCGAGGACCTGTACGGCAATCCTCGCCACCCCTACACGAAGGCGCTCCTGTCGGCCGTCCCCGAGGCGACGGCGGACGACGCCCCGCGCCGCGAGCGCATCCTGCTCACGGGCGACGTCCCGTCCCCCGTCAACCCGCCCTCCGGCTGCCGCTTCCGCACGCGCTGCTGGAAGGCGACGGACAAGTGCGCGTCGGAGGACCCGCCGCTGGTCCAGATCGACGGCAACCGCGGCGGTCACCTGACGGCGTGCCACTACCCGGAGGGCGCTGCCGAGCTGTCCGTCCCCGCGGCGCGCAAGTCCCTCTGA
- a CDS encoding ABC transporter ATP-binding protein yields MSTPFLSVRDLRVHFSTEDGVVKAVDGLDFDLEQGKTLGIVGESGSGKSVTNLAILGLHHKDSTAIDGEILLDGQELLTATERELERLRGNKMAMIFQDALASLSPYHTIGRQIGETYRKHTGASKKEARARSIEMLTKVGIPQPDLRVDDYPHQFSGGMRQRAMIAMSLVCNPTLLIADEPTTALDVTVQAQIMDLLKDLQQEFGTSIIFITHDLGVIADIADDVLVMYGGRCVERGTKKEVLRSPQHPYTWGLLGSMPSLDGPVDVPLSPIPGTPPSLLNPPSGCRFHPRCTFTEQVGGGRCSGEQPLLELTGGRGAACHLTSEQRSEFFTGFAGSTGSAGAAERGTSTADRRD; encoded by the coding sequence ATGAGCACCCCCTTCCTCTCCGTACGCGACCTGCGCGTCCACTTCTCCACCGAGGACGGCGTCGTCAAGGCCGTGGACGGCCTCGACTTCGACCTGGAGCAGGGCAAGACCCTCGGCATCGTCGGCGAGTCCGGCTCCGGCAAGTCCGTCACCAACCTCGCCATCCTCGGCCTGCACCACAAGGACAGCACGGCCATCGACGGCGAGATCCTGCTCGACGGGCAGGAGCTCCTCACCGCCACCGAGCGGGAGCTCGAGCGGCTGCGCGGCAACAAGATGGCGATGATCTTCCAGGACGCGCTCGCCTCCCTGTCGCCGTACCACACCATCGGCCGGCAGATCGGCGAGACGTACCGCAAGCACACCGGGGCCTCCAAGAAGGAGGCGCGGGCGCGCTCCATCGAGATGCTGACGAAGGTCGGCATCCCGCAGCCGGACCTGCGCGTGGACGACTATCCGCACCAGTTCTCCGGCGGTATGCGCCAGCGCGCGATGATCGCCATGTCGCTGGTCTGCAACCCGACGCTGCTGATCGCGGACGAGCCGACCACAGCCCTCGACGTGACGGTCCAGGCGCAGATCATGGACCTGCTCAAGGACCTCCAGCAGGAGTTCGGCACCTCGATCATCTTCATCACCCACGACCTCGGCGTGATCGCGGACATCGCGGACGACGTCCTCGTGATGTACGGCGGCCGGTGCGTGGAGCGCGGCACGAAGAAGGAGGTACTGCGCTCGCCGCAGCACCCCTACACCTGGGGCCTGCTGGGCTCCATGCCGTCGCTGGACGGCCCGGTGGACGTGCCGCTCTCGCCCATCCCCGGCACCCCGCCGAGCCTCCTCAACCCGCCCTCCGGGTGCCGCTTCCACCCGCGGTGCACGTTCACCGAGCAGGTCGGGGGCGGGCGCTGCTCGGGCGAGCAGCCGCTCCTCGAACTGACCGGGGGCCGGGGCGCCGCCTGCCACCTCACCTCGGAGCAGCGGTCTGAGTTCTTCACGGGCTTCGCGGGCTCCACGGGCTCCGCGGGCGCTGCCGAGCGTGGCACGAGCACCGCCGACCGACGCGACTGA
- a CDS encoding ABC transporter permease, with amino-acid sequence MLRFLLRRIAGGAVILLIISVLVFVLFYAAPRDPARLACGKVCSPETLDLVRHNLGIADSLPVQYWHWFQGLFVGRDYASFGNCPAPCLGYSFRNREPVLGTILDRFPTTVSLSLGAAFVFVIFGVGTGMLAARKQGKLIDKIASSASLIASSLQIYVVGVFAVYLFTYQLQWLDRPQYTPFSEDPGAWFSGLMIPWMVLSLIFTANYTRMTRSQMVETLSEDYVRTARAKGLSGRSVFFRFAWRGAMGPIVTIFGLDLGVLLGGAIITEKTFALHGIGDLSVRAVNTSDLPMLLGVVLVAATAIVVFNIIVDAIYALIDPRVRLA; translated from the coding sequence ATGCTCCGCTTCCTCCTTCGCCGCATCGCCGGTGGCGCGGTGATCCTGCTGATCATCAGCGTTCTCGTCTTCGTCCTCTTCTACGCCGCCCCGCGCGACCCCGCCCGGCTGGCCTGCGGCAAGGTCTGCTCCCCGGAGACCCTGGACCTGGTGCGGCACAACCTGGGGATCGCCGATTCGCTGCCGGTGCAGTACTGGCACTGGTTCCAGGGCCTGTTCGTCGGCCGTGACTACGCCTCGTTCGGCAACTGCCCAGCGCCGTGCCTCGGTTACTCCTTCCGCAACCGTGAGCCCGTCCTCGGCACGATCCTGGACCGCTTCCCGACCACCGTGTCGCTCTCGCTCGGCGCGGCCTTCGTCTTCGTCATCTTCGGTGTCGGCACCGGCATGCTGGCCGCCCGCAAGCAGGGCAAGCTCATCGACAAGATCGCCTCGTCCGCGTCGCTGATCGCGTCGTCGCTCCAGATCTACGTCGTCGGCGTCTTCGCCGTGTACCTCTTCACCTACCAGCTCCAGTGGTTGGACCGGCCGCAGTACACGCCGTTCAGCGAGGATCCGGGCGCCTGGTTCTCGGGCCTGATGATCCCCTGGATGGTCCTCTCCCTGATCTTCACGGCGAACTACACCCGTATGACGCGCTCGCAGATGGTCGAGACCCTCAGCGAGGACTACGTCCGTACGGCGCGCGCCAAGGGCCTCTCCGGCCGCTCGGTCTTCTTCCGCTTCGCCTGGCGCGGCGCGATGGGCCCGATCGTCACGATCTTCGGCCTCGACCTCGGCGTCCTGCTCGGCGGCGCGATCATCACCGAGAAGACCTTCGCCCTGCACGGCATCGGTGACCTGTCGGTCCGCGCGGTCAACACCAGCGACCTGCCGATGCTGCTCGGTGTCGTGCTGGTGGCCGCCACGGCGATCGTCGTCTTCAACATCATCGTCGACGCGATCTACGCCCTCATCGACCCGCGCGTGCGCCTCGCCTAG